AAGGAGACCTAAGACCCCAATACCAGTGACACTGCCCTAAGGTTGGTGATGTCCTTTGCATGAGACTGTGGAGTCAGAGGTCTTATCTCTCTATGGTTACTAAAGATGTCAAGGCACTTATGGCATGAGTAGAGGTGTTGACCCTGCTTCTCCTGGCTATATTTCCAAGCCTAAGCATGTAAATCCAACTCATTATCATGGGCTGTATGGGGATcaatatcatttaaaaaaaataatgctGCATGTCTCAAAATATAAGAATGACACTATATGTATTTTGCTAATCGTAGTTCCTGTCTCTAaaattatgtttgtgtgtgttgtaggaaTAACCAATACTCaaaatctctgtgtgtgtgtgtgtgtgtgtgtgtgtgtgtgtgtgtgtgtgtgtgtgtgtgtgtgtgtgtgtgtggggtggtagAAGTAATAGTTGGCCATTATGTCTTTGAACATCTCAGTTTGGGCAGCAGCCACTGAAGAAACCTGTCAATCAAAAACCACAGGAGAATAAAcagtattataaactgggtggttcaatccctgaatgctgattggctgaaaggcgtggtatatttaagcaataacgCACAAGGgcgtgtggtatatggccaatataccactgctaagggctgttcttatgcacaacacaacacggagtgcctggatacagcccttaaccgtggtgtattgaccatataccacaacaTTGGAAGGTTTCTTATTGCTATTATGAACTGATTAACAACGTAATTGGAGCAGTAAAATTAAATACTTTGTCATACCTGtgatatacggtctgatataccacggctgtcagccaatcagcattcagggctcgaaccacccagtttataacagactgtataccacgggtatgacaaaacatttatttttactgctctaattacgttggtaaccagttaataatagcaataaggtacgggggtttgtggtatatggccaatataccacggctaagggctgtatccaggcactccgtgttgcgtcgtgcttaagaacagcccttagccgtgaaatattggccatataccacacctcctcgtgccttattgcttaagtttGCACTTACACATCAGATAGCTGCTCTTTCTCTGCTACCTCATTCTATTTCTCTAATTCTCTAGTCTAGTAGTCCCTGGTTATgttccacttctccctcctctattTCCTCACCTCTTCCTCAGACTCTTCTTTTCCTCTTTCTTGTCCTCCTCCTTACTTTCTCCAACATTTCCCATCTGTTGCGTCTTACTGGTCTTCTCCTGCTTTACTACTTTTTTGGCCTTGCCCTTCTTTTTCTTATTGACCTTCCCTTCCTGAATATTTTGGACAAGGAGATAAAGAAACATAAGCTTATGGGTTTTCTCTTCTCTTGAGCTACTATACCTTGAGCTATACTACACTAGATAAGGACTTATGCTATACTATAGAAGGACTTACGGCCAATATTCCCTTCTTGTATTTCCTCTCACCTGTGGGGGCACTCCAGCCATTTCCTGGAGCAACGTCCTGCCTGTCTCGCTCAGGTTGGTGATGGGAGCCAGGCGAGGGCTGTGGCGGTATGGAAAGTTCTCTGTTCGGGGTGGAGCGATAATGACAGGGTTGAGAGGAGTCCGGGGCCTTGGGACATTTACTGGGTATGGAGAGCCAACAGCAGAGGGCAGGGCCCGTAGGGCTTCAGCCAGTGTCCGGTGTGCTGAGGTTACAAGAGGAGAGAGGCCATTCTtgacagatacaggacctgaGACCTCCCCTGGGCTCTGTAGGACCAGAAAGTAAAGTAACATATCAGGAAAGTGCTTATGTTCAACACAATCTGTAGAAATACTTTATAACTACTCTATACACATTGCAGATACATGACTACACTCAATaagtaattgtctgcatcatttacAATCCcccatggatatatatatatataaaatatttaaTATGCAGAACTTACCAGGAAGTCTGACTCATCGAAGGAGTGGAGAGACAGATCGTCATCCTCGTCCATATCCCTCACATCAAGCTTTGTCACCTTTCCATTCTCAACTTTCAGCTTTGGTGTCCTCCTTTCATGATCCTCATCATCACACTGTGTATCAGAGTCAACTAGTCAGAGACCATCCTCCTCCCAGTGATGTCACTCAACAAAGACATGGACGGTAGGGTACAACTCTTTTACCTCAGATTCACAGTCAGTGAAGGAGTAGATGGAAAAGTCATCAGAACTGGAGGATGAGATCACGTCATGATATTTTCTCTCTATCAGCCGAGTCACCCTTCCAgactgaggagacagagaaaggcatGCACTCATGGCAGCCATAGAATACATAGAATATGTAGGCAATCCAACATGGTTGTACAAGTAGTGAGTAATACATGGGTAACTGAAAATGCAATAAATGCAACTCCCATAACATTAGAGGTGGGGCAAAAGATCTTCCATAGTACAGGATTCTTTAGCATCTTGAATGGATAATTGTCAATTCAACCAAGCCAACCAAAATGGCCATATGAATCAACAGATTGATCTATCTGTTGTGTCTCTATGGGAACAGCAGAGATGACCTGGCTGAGAGGCTCTGGATTGATGCTCCATCCATCCCCAGATGTCTGGTCCTGCCCATAGCTCACAATGATTGGCTGTTAACAGTAAAGAATGAATTCAACACTGCTTTGCTCATTTTGGCCTTGAATTGTGTATCAATAAATAATATAAGGACTGTTATGTGGTTGAATTTGAATGTGACTTACAGGTTTTTTGTGGATCTGAGTGGTCTGCACTGTATTAGACTGTCCAGACAGCATTCAATTAAGTTAGATAGGGATATCTGCATTTGCTTTAATTCTGATAACTGCAGTTTGTACATGCAGAATGCATAACTAAGgtgtatgtgtttttgtttcAGTCAGATATGACTTACAGGCTTTGGCCTTCTGTGCACCTTGCCGGTTGGCCACAACACGGATTCAGGGGTGTTCACCCTCACTGGTTTCAACTGTCAACACAAAACTCAATTTAAAATGTGATAATATAACATAAACAGgacaaaacaaacaaatatttGATATTTACCACATAAGGGCGGCGTCTTAAAGCTCTTTTTATTCTCTCATCATTACGATCCATCTTTCTTTCTGAgggtaacacagacacacacacaaagatggcatcccaaatggcaccctattcactatatatgTATGTTGGGGAGGAGGTGCCCCAAAAGGCCAAAGATTACCTGCAACAACCTGAGTGAAGAAAACTATTGTACAGATTAAATCAAATCTGAACACAGTTTATGTTGTGAATGAATGCATGGTTACGTCATTATGGGGCACAGCTTTATGACTGCGCTTAATGCGTCACAAGAAAAACGCTTCTTTGGAGCCGGACTGGTGGTATCATCTTTTCACTGGTTGTAGCTGAATAACGAACGTGATGTGCTTATTATATCTTACTGACTGAGTAATGGTTGTATCGATGGTTGGTTGGACGTTTTACATATATAGGCCAACACGATATCAATAGGAAGAAACCATTCCTTGACAAATATTTTGTTGTATTATTGTTTTACTTTGAGTAACATTAAGGGACCACAATAGAAGCCGTTTACTTTATTGTGTTGTCCCTGGCCTGACACGTTTTATTTAATTAAACgggttttattattttattaaactgccaatcaaatatatatatatagctttcGATCTAACTCATATGAGCTGTTGAGGACTCCTTGGTCGTCACATTTCAGGCACAAGCCAGCAGGTGGAAGGAAGTGTCTTTAAATGCAGCACTGCCTTTAACGCACTTCATGATCTGCGCAACAGTATCTTTGTGGTTGTGAAAGTGATTCATCCAAATGCGGAAGTCCAGTACATTTGTTTTGGTTTTGCAAGCTCGCAACACAAGTCTTGGCTAATGTGTTGTGCAATATTGGAGGAAAAGTGTCGTAACTGACATTTTGTATTGTGCTTGATTATCCTCTAGTAGTTTGACAAGTTTGTACTGAGCATCAACATGATCACCCGAATAGTTTAGAAAGATGTGGTTCAGAGGTTCAAGAGTTTGACTCCTGAGTTCAGGCTAACACGTGGCATTGTTGCTGTCATTATGCTGTCATCTGTTTTGTGTACTATCACTACATATTTCGGTTTATCAGAGGGATGTCTACAGTCTTGGAACTACAGTTTTGCCAATGGGCATGGTACGTTAGCAAGGATTGATTGAGTGATTTAAGAATCATATGCtctgtagctactgtagctagctactttGAATGGGACTGTTGTAACGTTATCTAGCTTGCTACAACGTGTAGCTAACGTTAATGACGTAACAGATGGTGCCAGCAGGCTACAGCAGCAAGCTAGAGCACAACACATCAATACCGTTGATGTCTGTCAACTCGATAATTTCCGTTTTAATCCTCTCCTCTTCCAAGCTCATCACATACTCCTTCCACCACCAGACAGAGACTCAGATACTCCTCAGCATTGGGGTTCTGGTGCTCCTCTGTGGTAggattgagaagagtgtgggcaCTGTTTGATTCCTCCTCATGTTTCAGCTGCTCTCTATCAACACAGGGGTGTTGTACACAACCGTGGGGCTGGTACTGTTTGGTGCATCTGCCCAGAATCAAGTGGAGGGGTTAGTTCCTGTATCCCCCTCCCTTATGGGTATGGCCACAGTGTACTCACTCATGGTTACGGGCTTTCTTTTTGGGGTCAGTGTTCCCATGTTAGCCCTGGCCTGGCTGTTTCTGGTCATAGTAACACTTTTGGTCCCACACTCTCTTCCTCTGCAACCCCATTGGCAGTTTCAATAGATGATCCCCAACTGTAATTGAATACTGTACAATAGGCACCCTAGTGGTCCCCCATGATTAGATAGAGAATCACTGTTTAGTTAGAGAAGCTCTCTGTAATCTCTCCACATTCTCATTGGTTGCAGAATCATACCCAGTCCAAGCCTACGCTCCAGTTTCCTCCAACCTACAGGTTACCAAGACCACACCAAAGACATTTGAAGGCTTGGCCCAGTCCTACTATACACAGGGGAGCCCTGTTCAGTTCTCAGGTTATTATGTTCACAACCATGGATATGCCCTGAAGCATAGCTCTGCCTCTCAAACCAGCAGTCACTGGGCTCCAATGGCtcacccacgaagcattgttacccatcgctccacaaaagccgcagcccttgcagagcaaggggaactactacttcaaggtctcagagcaagtgacgtcacagattgaaacgctatttagcacgtaccaccgctaactaagctagccgtttcacatccgttacactaggGTCTATTATGGTTTACCCAGGGGCACCAGTGTCTTCATTGACATATTGCTGATATAGAAAAGTCATTCAATGACAGCTCTCTCATTTGTTATACGTTGAAATGTAATATACTTGGACATGGGGTTTGAGGTAGTACTTAAAAAGGTACATGGTCTCTTCACGGATGACTTCGGTTTGAAGAGTCAATCAAACTCTGAATGTTCAGGGTTAAATCAATGCAAGAAGGTTTTGATTGTCATTTGAATGTAAGCAATCTCTTGGCACTCTTGATTTATATTACACCGATGTATTTCGTTTGTCTTTCCTTAACTACTCACAGCAATGAAATTAATTAGCATCCACTCCCCAGTAAATTAGATCCATTACATGCAGTATGTTTGGCAATGCATCATTCAACATTGTAAATTCTGGAGCAGGGAGCAGTGGTTGAGGTTATCAAGAGTGTGGGCTTCAAGGGCAGATTATGATGTAATCTTTAGAAAAGTAGGTAGttgggcctcccaagtggcgcagcggtcgaaGGCACTCCATTGCAGTGCttggggcgtcactacagacccgggtttgatctcAGGCTGattcacagccggccgtgactcccatgaggcggcgcacaattggccccacTGACTTCGGTCACCagccaacacattggtgcagcttccgggttaagcaagcagtgtgtcaagaagcagtgccaATTTGTTCGGAGGACTCATGGCTCTCGAcatttgcctctcccgagtccataggggagttgcagcgatgggacaagactaactaccaattgaataACACGAAAATTTGATTAAAGtagagaaaaaagaaaaaaaaggtcGTTGTGCACAGTAAAGAGAAGCCATAAATGACAACCAAAGACTAAGTATAGCAAATCAATGATTATTATTTCTTTACAAATGCATGTTTTCAAGTTACACTGTTTATATACAAATAGCTATTTTGCATAAACAACTGGATCAAGTGGTAAAAGTCATGTAATAGGTCATGATGGAACACGTTATTCAATATCAGTAATGCAAGAGAAAAAGTTCAAAGGCACACAAATGAAAACATGAACCCTGCCATATCACTACAATAGTTTAGGGGTTTCTCTATTAAAATAAACACCAAAAGGACTGCTGAACATCACCCTTATATCATCCACTTCATGCAGTTAATGTTCAGCAGAACCTCACGTTTAAGTAAATATTTTGTATTAGACCTCCAACCATCAGCATAGAAAGGCACGAGATAAAATActtactgagtgtacaaaacattcggAACatgtgctctttccatgacatagttttcatctggattcaccagGTCTGTctctgatcccttattgatgccacttgttaaatccacttcaaaatcagtgtagatgaaggggaggagacacgttaaagaaggattttttaagTCTTGCTACAATTGAGACACGTATTGTTTGTGTGCCATTTAAAGGGTAAATGGGGAAGTTACAAGACTTGTGCCTTTACATGGGATATGGTAGTATGTGCCAAGTGTACCAGTTTgactgtcaagaactgcaacgtttcTGGGGTTTTCACACTCAGTTTCCCCATTTGTATCAAGAATtatccaccacccaaaagacatccagacaacttgacaactgtgggaagcattggagtcaacatgggccagcatccctgtgtggaatgcttttgataccttgttgagtccatgccccaacaaattgaggctgttctgaaggcaaaagggcaggggaaactcaatattaggaaggtgttcctaatgttttgtacaatcagtgtaTACTGTACACATCCCAGAATTAGTGATATCAGAACACACATAAATGACAGTTAGTAGACGGATTCATTTTGTACTGCAAGTGCACATATAACCAACACATATTGCATTGCCTAAATGCTGTGGTAGTTTCCATCTAAACGTAACTCGTTGGCACTAAGCCTTAAAGTCAGAGAGcgtaagaagaaaaaaaacacctgGACATTTTTACAGTTGACCACCACTTAATCTAAGACCTATTCTTGAATGAACCGATGAAGAACAAGGCTCAATTACTAAATAGTTACTGAAATTTAAAATGTACAAATTTAACAGTACATGGTACAACATGAATACGCTACAAGTTTACACAAATTTCCTAGAGCATCTGAATTTGTAAATACATTTACAGATGGAAAATATAGAATGCTTTACATTTGAAATTAGTTAatatacaataaaaaaaaaatgcttgTGGGGATCTTCACAGCATGACAAACGTCCTGACACAATATTTAATTTCATAATCACCTCTGTTTGTTTTCACCTAGTTTCACTTACCAAAAACAACGTGTACAAAAGTTGGAGataatttacagtaccagtcaaaagtttgaacacacctcctcattcaagggtttttctttattttaaatattttctacattgtagaagaatagtgaagacatcaaaactatgaaataacacatacggaaacatgtagtaaccaaaaaaagtgttaaacaaataaaaatagttTAGATTCTtctttaacactgttttggttactacatgattccatatatgttatttcatagttttgatgtcttcactattattcaacaatgtagaggtgtgttcaaacttttgactggtactgtaaattatCATCTCCAACTTTTCTAATCTGATGTGAAACAATGAAGGTCTGCCTGCActcttaataaaaaaaatatattgattTATTCCACAATAGAGATGTTTTTTCCCCCATAACCTTAAAAGGAGAATGTAGACCAAATCTACATGACAGACCTGGGGGTTAGGGGTCAAGTTAGAGTATGAGCCAATTCCCAAACAATCCTAAATTAACAGCAATACTTCTCAGTACGAGTCCCCACAAAAGGCTTTCAGTAAGATTACAAACAAATCCAATAATAAGGACAACAAAAATTCAGACATACGTCTTTCCATTTAGAGATTAGGTGCTGACGTGTTACCTCCAAAAACTGTTTAAAAAGGTGTTTACCGTTAACCTATTTCATTTGGGTGAGGGGTAACATCTAGGGGGTTGTGAGGGTGTCCTGCAAGTAAGCTTCATCTTCTTTAGCTCCACACATCCAGAGAGTAGCGGCCCTTGgtcatcagcttcttgatgtaGGCCACagcctgagtgtgtgtgaggcCTCCGACCTCTTCAGCGATGTCATAGAAGGTGTTCTGCACATCCCGTGCCATGTTCCGAGCATCCCTAGGCAAGGACAAGTAGCAGCCATATTTACAGAGGGCACGCGATGATGGATTTGCCTTTTCAGAAAACCCTCTAAAAGCATGTACATATGCAGGTGGTCTGAATTGGTTCTTACCCGCAAATGTAGAGGTGAGCATTGTCAGTATGGATCAGCTT
The sequence above is a segment of the Oncorhynchus masou masou isolate Uvic2021 unplaced genomic scaffold, UVic_Omas_1.1 unplaced_scaffold_6___fragment_2___debris, whole genome shotgun sequence genome. Coding sequences within it:
- the LOC135538978 gene encoding uncharacterized protein LOC135538978 isoform X3 yields the protein MKTMSWKEHMFRMFCTLKRKMDRNDERIKRALRRRPYVLKPVRVNTPESVLWPTGKVHRRPKPSNTVQTTQIHKKPPIIVSYGQDQTSGDGWSINPEPLSQSGRVTRLIERKYHDVISSSSSDDFSIYSFTDCESECDDEDHERRTPKLKVENGKVTKLDVRDMDEDDDLSLHSFDESDFLSPGEVSGPVSVKNGLSPLVTSAHRTLAEALRALPSAVGSPYPVNVPRPRTPLNPVIIAPPRTENFPYRHSPRLAPITNLSETGRTLLQEMAGVPPQVSSVAAAQTEMFKDIMANYYFYHPTHTHTHTHTHTHTHTHTHTHTQRF
- the LOC135538978 gene encoding uncharacterized protein LOC135538978 isoform X2, with the protein product MKTMSWKEHMFRMFCTLKRKMDRNDERIKRALRRRPYVLKPVRVNTPESVLWPTGKVHRRPKPPIIVSYGQDQTSGDGWSINPEPLSQSGRVTRLIERKYHDVISSSSSDDFSIYSFTDCESECDDEDHERRTPKLKVENGKVTKLDVRDMDEDDDLSLHSFDESDFLSPGEVSGPVSVKNGLSPLVTSAHRTLAEALRALPSAVGSPYPVNVPRPRTPLNPVIIAPPRTENFPYRHSPRLAPITNLSETGRTLLQEMAGVPPQEGKVNKKKKGKAKKVVKQEKTSKTQQMGNVGESKEEDKKEEKKSLRKRFLQWLLPKLRCSKT
- the LOC135538978 gene encoding uncharacterized protein LOC135538978 isoform X4, which gives rise to MKTMSWKEHMFRMFCTLKRKMDRNDERIKRALRRRPYVLKPVRVNTPESVLWPTGKVHRRPKPSGRVTRLIERKYHDVISSSSSDDFSIYSFTDCESECDDEDHERRTPKLKVENGKVTKLDVRDMDEDDDLSLHSFDESDFLSPGEVSGPVSVKNGLSPLVTSAHRTLAEALRALPSAVGSPYPVNVPRPRTPLNPVIIAPPRTENFPYRHSPRLAPITNLSETGRTLLQEMAGVPPQEGKVNKKKKGKAKKVVKQEKTSKTQQMGNVGESKEEDKKEEKKSLRKRFLQWLLPKLRCSKT
- the LOC135538978 gene encoding uncharacterized protein LOC135538978 isoform X1, translating into MKTMSWKEHMFRMFCTLKRKMDRNDERIKRALRRRPYVLKPVRVNTPESVLWPTGKVHRRPKPSNTVQTTQIHKKPPIIVSYGQDQTSGDGWSINPEPLSQSGRVTRLIERKYHDVISSSSSDDFSIYSFTDCESECDDEDHERRTPKLKVENGKVTKLDVRDMDEDDDLSLHSFDESDFLSPGEVSGPVSVKNGLSPLVTSAHRTLAEALRALPSAVGSPYPVNVPRPRTPLNPVIIAPPRTENFPYRHSPRLAPITNLSETGRTLLQEMAGVPPQEGKVNKKKKGKAKKVVKQEKTSKTQQMGNVGESKEEDKKEEKKSLRKRFLQWLLPKLRCSKT